The proteins below come from a single Streptomyces sp. M92 genomic window:
- a CDS encoding DUF5682 family protein, with amino-acid sequence MSDARVTFLGVRHHSPACAGLVRRTIRELRPAYVLVEGPADMNDRIGELLLGHELPIAVFSHYRGTERVATSWAPLCAYSPEWVALTEGRTAGAEVRFIDLPAWHRAFTDRPDGAANRYADAEARYSRATERLRARYRVDTVDALWDRVFEVADPDGLRDRLDAYFALVRGDTEADDGDRAREQYMASWVRAAAAHAGNRPVLVVTGGFHQPALRALTAAPGTSAGAEPAAWPPVPAPPDGAVGGSFLVPYSFRQMDAFAGYQSGMPSPGYYQHLWDEGPDAAAEILRRTVVERLRARRLPASTAALISAHTLTEGLAALRGHRHPARVDVLDGLAAALITDDLDQPLPWNTDGPLRPGAHPAVVETVVACTGERTGRLHPDTPLPPLVHHVTAEEIRLGLDGDRTLDLDLTNPRGLERSRFLHQLRILDIPGHTRLTGPDHGADPRDHETWEPGPRTGRDAALTEAGAYGARPDEAATALLAHRVRDTGTAADAGTTAALLFDAVLCGAGSLSRDLLDGLAHRIRTTADPDPLGRALAVALGLWRHDRVFGTARDPLLGAVLDHAVDRLFHLVEGLPGGPPGVDVPRLRALTAARDALLHAAPAVTLTPETAAATAARIARDRHAPADLRGAALGLRRALGAPAEPAGEAEAFAAAADPAVLGDWLAGLLALAREEVLRPAPKGGQSLLDTLDGVVTTMTDEVFLHALPALRQAFAFFPPRERERVAQLLLDRRNLHGSARTLLRTTADPLLLARAAALEEHTDLLLDRHALGAPR; translated from the coding sequence GTGAGCGATGCCCGCGTCACCTTCCTGGGGGTACGCCACCACTCACCGGCCTGCGCCGGCCTGGTCCGCCGCACGATCCGTGAACTGCGCCCCGCATACGTCCTGGTCGAAGGCCCCGCCGACATGAACGACCGGATCGGCGAACTGCTCCTCGGACACGAACTGCCCATCGCCGTCTTCAGCCACTACCGCGGCACCGAACGGGTCGCCACGTCCTGGGCCCCGTTGTGCGCGTACTCCCCGGAATGGGTGGCACTCACCGAGGGCCGTACCGCGGGCGCCGAGGTCCGGTTCATCGACCTGCCCGCCTGGCACCGCGCCTTCACCGACCGCCCCGACGGCGCGGCCAACCGCTACGCCGACGCCGAGGCCCGCTACAGCCGCGCCACCGAACGGCTCCGCGCCCGATACCGGGTCGACACCGTGGACGCCCTGTGGGACCGCGTCTTCGAGGTCGCCGATCCGGACGGGCTGCGCGACCGCCTGGACGCCTACTTCGCCCTGGTGCGCGGCGACACCGAGGCCGACGACGGGGACCGCGCCCGCGAGCAGTACATGGCCTCCTGGGTCCGTGCCGCGGCCGCTCACGCCGGCAACCGGCCGGTCCTGGTGGTGACCGGTGGCTTCCACCAGCCCGCCCTGCGCGCCCTCACCGCCGCCCCCGGCACGTCTGCGGGCGCGGAACCCGCCGCATGGCCCCCGGTGCCCGCCCCGCCCGACGGGGCCGTGGGCGGCAGCTTCCTGGTGCCCTACTCCTTCCGCCAGATGGACGCCTTCGCCGGTTACCAGTCCGGCATGCCGTCCCCCGGCTACTACCAGCACCTGTGGGACGAAGGCCCCGACGCGGCCGCGGAAATCCTCCGTCGCACCGTCGTGGAACGGCTCCGCGCCCGCCGCCTCCCCGCCTCCACCGCCGCCCTGATCTCCGCCCACACCCTCACCGAAGGCCTCGCCGCCCTCCGCGGACACCGCCACCCCGCCCGCGTCGACGTCCTGGACGGCCTCGCCGCCGCACTGATCACGGACGACCTCGACCAGCCGCTCCCCTGGAACACCGACGGCCCCCTGCGGCCCGGCGCCCACCCCGCCGTCGTCGAAACGGTCGTCGCCTGCACCGGAGAGCGCACCGGCCGCCTTCACCCCGACACCCCGCTGCCACCCCTGGTCCACCACGTGACCGCCGAGGAGATCCGCCTCGGCCTCGACGGCGACCGCACCCTCGACCTCGACCTCACCAACCCCCGAGGGCTCGAACGCAGCCGTTTCCTCCACCAGCTGCGCATCCTCGACATCCCCGGCCACACCCGCCTCACCGGCCCCGATCACGGAGCGGACCCCCGCGACCACGAAACCTGGGAACCCGGCCCCCGCACCGGCCGTGACGCCGCACTGACCGAGGCCGGCGCCTACGGAGCCCGCCCCGACGAGGCCGCCACAGCCCTCCTCGCCCACCGCGTCCGCGACACCGGTACGGCCGCAGACGCCGGGACCACCGCCGCCCTCCTCTTCGACGCCGTCCTCTGCGGAGCCGGATCCCTCTCCCGCGACCTCCTTGACGGCCTCGCCCACCGGATCCGTACCACCGCCGACCCCGACCCCCTCGGGCGGGCCCTCGCTGTGGCCCTGGGACTCTGGCGCCACGACCGCGTCTTCGGTACCGCCCGTGACCCGCTGCTCGGCGCCGTCCTCGACCACGCCGTCGACCGGCTCTTCCACCTCGTGGAGGGCCTCCCCGGCGGCCCGCCCGGCGTCGACGTCCCCCGTCTGCGCGCCCTGACCGCCGCCCGCGACGCCCTCCTTCACGCCGCACCCGCCGTTACCCTCACCCCGGAAACCGCTGCCGCGACCGCCGCCCGCATCGCCCGCGACCGGCACGCCCCCGCCGACCTCCGCGGCGCCGCCCTCGGCCTGCGCCGCGCCCTCGGAGCCCCGGCCGAACCCGCCGGCGAGGCCGAAGCGTTCGCCGCCGCGGCCGACCCGGCCGTCCTCGGCGACTGGCTGGCCGGCCTGCTCGCCCTCGCCCGAGAAGAAGTCCTGCGGCCCGCCCCGAAGGGCGGACAGTCCCTGCTCGACACCCTGGACGGCGTCGTCACCACCATGACCGACGAGGTCTTCCTCCACGCCCTGCCCGCCCTGCGCCAGGCCTTCGCCTTCTTCCCGCCCCGCGAACGCGAACGCGTCGCACAACTCCTCCTCGACCGCCGGAACCTGCACGGCTCCGCCCGCACCCTGCTGCGCACCACCGCCGACCCGCTGCTCCTCGCCCGTGCCGCGGCCCTCGAGGAACACACCGACCTCCT